In Oreochromis aureus strain Israel breed Guangdong linkage group 15, ZZ_aureus, whole genome shotgun sequence, a single genomic region encodes these proteins:
- the LOC116317257 gene encoding uncharacterized protein LOC116317257 — protein sequence MDPFKGPCPHHSIPVEMGETLDLERLPPCEQCNARTETIKRLEAHGFEPPQRAAQQVGLSKFPENQYKHQFRINSPAAPLSGHVKVPYTEDFWHVSLRQKVQYKEHPIGPSSQHWSHSVDDADYLEPPQPLKSDFNSINYVKMPIPHMPRPMPMQGSCLKQCACCPPANPPGRDNYCHQDPGYSAGRHQEPQPHQKMNLSQNGHQLKGALNGHCGSAAPYATPPLDVMHEVSVGCSDLAGAGSGTKEIRRTISLPEECRRVFITYSVDIAKEMFVFVKFLVDQGFIPSLDMFDSSIRNMGINQWMDRFLNDKSVLIIVAISPKYKADVEGDGVDEHGLHTKYIHNQIQNEYIQQGCLNFRLVPVMFPNAVKTHVPNWLQSTRIYRWPQDTQDLLLRLLREERYIIPHRSADLTLTFRPV from the exons gaccCTTTTAAAG GGCCTTGTCCCCATCATAGCATTCCTGTTGAAATGGGTGAGACTCTGGACTTGGAACGGCTCCCCCCATGTGAACAGTGTAACGCACGCACAGAGACCATCAAAAGGCTAGAGGCCCATGGATTTGAGCCTCCACAGCGGGCAGCACAACAAGTGGGCTTGAGTAAATTCCCTGAGAACCAGTATAAGCACCAGTTTCGCATTAACTCCCCGGCAGCACCACTCTCAGGACATGTGAAGGTCCCATACACGGAAGATTTTTGGCATGTTAGCCTAAGACAGAAAGTGCAGTATAAGGAACACCCCATAGGCCCTTCAAGCCAGCACTGGAGCCACTCTGTGGACGATGCAGACTACTTGGAGCCTCCTCAACCGCTCAAATCGGACTTCAACAGCATCAACTATGTTAAAATGCCAATTCCACATATGCCAC gCCCCATGCCAATGCAGGGAAGCTGTCTGAAACAGTGCGCGTGCTGCCCTCCAGCGAACCCGCCCGGACGCGATAATTATTGTCATCAAGACCCGGGTTACTCAGCAGGTCGACACCAGGAGCCTCAACCCCACCAGAAAAT GAATCTCTCTCAAAATGGGCACCAACTTAAAGGTGCTCTAAATGGTCACTGTGGTTCTGCAGCTCCCTATGCAACGCCTCCTCTAGATGTGATGCATGAGGTCAGCGTGGGTTGCTCCGACCTTGCAGGTGCAGGATCAGGCACGAAGGAGATCAGGAGGACCATCAGTCTTCCCGAGGAGTGCA GAAGAGTTTTTATCACATATTCAGTGGACATAGCCAAGGAAATGTTCGTTTTTGTTAAATTTCTCGTGGACCAAGGCTTCATACCCTCA CTTGACATGTTTGACAGTTCAATCCGAAACATGGGTATCAACCAATGGATGGACCGTTTTCTGAATGAT AAATCAGTGCTGATCATTGTGGCTATCAGCCCCAAGTACAAAGCGGATGTGGAAGGAGATGGAGTCGATGAGCATGGCCTGCACACCAAGTACATCCACAACCAG ATTCAAAATGAGTACATCCAGCAAGGCTGCCTGAACTTCAGACTGGTTCCTGTCATGTTTCCCAATGCAGTCAAG ACCCATGTACCCAACTGGCTTCAGAGTACCAGAATCTACCGTTGGCCCCAGGACACCCAGGATTTGCTGCTGCGTCTCTTAAGGGAGGAGCGCTACATCATCCCACACCGGAGTGCTGACCTCACCCTCACGTTCCGTCCTGTCTGA